The Fictibacillus arsenicus genome contains a region encoding:
- a CDS encoding YitT family protein, producing MMMAIRKRRGGILHPTVELILEYIYVVIGSGLVALAFSVFLLPNEIASGGVSGISTILYGLFQWKPSYVQWCLNIPLFIAGLFFLGKRFGAKTLVGTLVLPFFVFIFEEWGAATEEPLLGAIFGGLGIGAGLGIVFRGKASTGGVDLLAQIIHKYIGISLGTIILLIDGTIVLASAFIFGIEQALYALIAMFITAKTIDVVQIGLGTSKMALIISDQEEELRQGILTHIYRGVTKINAFGGYTQDERPMLMVVVAQYEVTKLKQYVKSVDPSAFVIVVNANEVLGEGFKRG from the coding sequence ATGATGATGGCAATAAGAAAAAGACGCGGTGGAATTCTACACCCTACAGTTGAACTTATTTTAGAATATATTTATGTTGTAATCGGCTCAGGGCTTGTTGCCCTGGCATTCTCGGTGTTCCTCTTACCGAACGAGATCGCATCGGGCGGAGTGAGCGGGATCTCGACTATCCTATACGGACTCTTCCAATGGAAGCCTTCTTATGTGCAGTGGTGTCTCAACATACCGCTGTTCATCGCGGGTCTTTTCTTCCTCGGAAAAAGATTCGGTGCGAAAACGCTTGTTGGTACACTTGTGCTGCCATTCTTCGTCTTTATTTTTGAAGAGTGGGGAGCCGCAACAGAAGAACCCTTACTCGGCGCAATCTTCGGCGGTCTTGGAATCGGTGCTGGACTTGGAATCGTATTCCGAGGAAAAGCATCAACAGGAGGGGTGGACCTCCTCGCACAGATTATTCATAAATACATCGGAATCTCACTCGGAACGATCATCCTCCTCATTGACGGGACAATCGTACTTGCATCAGCATTTATCTTCGGAATCGAGCAAGCTCTTTACGCACTGATCGCGATGTTCATCACGGCAAAAACGATCGATGTTGTGCAGATCGGACTTGGAACGTCAAAAATGGCGCTAATCATTTCTGATCAAGAAGAAGAGCTGCGTCAAGGGATACTCACTCATATTTACCGCGGGGTAACGAAAATCAATGCATTCGGCGGTTATACGCAGGATGAGCGGCCGATGCTGATGGTCGTTGTTGCGCAATATGAAGTTACAAAATTAAAACAATATGTAAAAAGTGTTGATCCTTCAGCCTTTGTAATCGTTGTAAATGCGAATGAAGTGCTTGGAGAAGGATTTAAACGCGGATAA
- a CDS encoding nuclease-related domain-containing protein: MVKMKRNVPIIIRKLNILLKRLPFNQPKRKEVDEYLARQMAGLRGEQSMDYFYRYLPQEKIEFLHNIRILHQEYYFQMDTLIITPNFILILEIKNIAGHIYFDNLYSQVIRLHDGKKESFDDPIQQVERQAFHLSEILKIKKVPFIPIETLVVITNPKTLVESAPGHTDAVNRVIKSADLKKKFDLLTKKHTKVILSKMEIKKVNRLLNKLHTPYNPDVCSLFHIDKNELIKGAFCPDCEDIILHRTKRSWYCTNCDQHFKKAHINALIDYALLISTKITNNEFKDFLNLPTGSISYHLLHSLNLPITGTTKDRTYLLNSLLDE; encoded by the coding sequence ATGGTAAAAATGAAGCGGAATGTGCCAATAATCATTAGAAAACTTAACATTTTATTAAAAAGACTGCCTTTCAATCAGCCTAAAAGAAAGGAGGTAGATGAATACCTTGCAAGACAGATGGCTGGCTTAAGAGGAGAACAATCCATGGACTACTTTTACCGCTATCTACCCCAAGAAAAGATTGAATTTCTTCATAATATTAGAATTCTTCATCAAGAATATTATTTTCAAATGGATACTCTCATAATCACTCCAAATTTTATTCTTATACTAGAGATTAAAAATATAGCAGGTCATATTTATTTTGATAACCTTTACTCGCAAGTGATTAGATTACACGATGGGAAGAAAGAGTCGTTTGATGATCCGATTCAGCAAGTTGAAAGACAAGCTTTTCATCTCTCGGAAATCCTGAAGATTAAAAAAGTACCATTCATTCCAATAGAAACCTTAGTTGTCATTACCAATCCTAAAACCCTCGTCGAAAGTGCTCCTGGGCATACAGATGCTGTAAACAGAGTGATTAAAAGTGCAGATTTAAAGAAGAAGTTCGATCTCCTAACCAAAAAGCATACGAAAGTAATCCTTTCTAAGATGGAAATTAAAAAAGTGAACAGGCTTTTAAACAAACTTCACACCCCTTATAATCCAGATGTTTGCAGCTTATTTCATATAGATAAAAATGAACTCATTAAGGGGGCATTTTGTCCAGATTGTGAGGATATTATTTTACATCGAACAAAAAGAAGTTGGTATTGTACGAATTGCGACCAACATTTTAAAAAGGCGCACATCAATGCATTAATAGATTATGCCTTGCTGATATCGACTAAAATTACAAACAATGAGTTTAAAGATTTTCTAAACCTCCCTACAGGCAGTATATCTTATCACCTGCTCCACTCACTCAACCTCCCTATTACAGGTACAACCAAAGACCGCACCTACCTTTTAAATTCTTTATTGGATGAGTGA